Proteins encoded within one genomic window of Phototrophicus methaneseepsis:
- a CDS encoding S9 family peptidase, whose translation MVQRPYGTWKSAITPRMMAGNNRLNDVQWSSDGKTLVWSERRDGKTRLVARTEGEPTRDLTDTSLKIGGGVGYGGGDFTLHGDKVYFCANNQLYAMPLGAGPAKVLTPQFGSVASPAVSADGRWVLYVHTYQNDDVLAIVDSEGKQWPQKLAQGDDFVMQPVWHPHGKYVAYIAWNAPNMPWNGTELRLLTLRDDEQSIPYVTSQKTIAGDENTAIFQPTFSPAGRFMAYISDETGYSQLYLYDPVEGTHTQLTDGDYEYGTPAWTQGLRTYAWSADGSAIYYIRNDKGFCTLWQVSISQKSNQHISDLGAYTYQQQIDVAANGKLAFIASSSQIPPRIATYDAQGGTKTVHFSMPERLPKKDLAETQLLEWPTRDGQIAYGMYAMPTSSKYSSEGKPPLIVLVHGGPTSQRYANYDADVQFFATRGYAVLQVNHRGSTGFGKAYMDMHKTNWGVYDVQDSIDAVNYLAEEGLIDKERVAIMGGSAGGFTVLQSLVDAPGFYKVGICSYGVANQFSLAMETHKFEASYNDWLLGPLPEASQLYRDRSPIYHADKIQDTMLVFQGVEDPVVPKNQSDSIVAVLERNGIPHEYHVYEGEGHGFRKPENIIDYYETIERFLLTHLIYA comes from the coding sequence ATGGTTCAGCGCCCATACGGTACCTGGAAGAGCGCCATTACCCCCCGCATGATGGCTGGCAACAACCGACTTAATGATGTGCAGTGGAGCAGCGATGGTAAGACGCTGGTCTGGTCGGAGCGCCGGGACGGCAAAACCCGCCTCGTCGCCCGTACAGAAGGCGAACCCACCCGCGACCTCACCGATACCAGCCTGAAAATAGGTGGTGGTGTTGGCTATGGTGGCGGCGACTTCACCTTACATGGTGACAAAGTGTACTTCTGCGCAAACAACCAACTCTATGCGATGCCGCTCGGCGCGGGTCCTGCGAAAGTGCTTACGCCACAATTTGGCAGCGTCGCATCGCCAGCCGTCTCAGCAGATGGCCGATGGGTGCTATACGTCCACACCTATCAGAATGACGACGTACTGGCGATTGTCGACTCAGAAGGCAAGCAGTGGCCCCAAAAGCTAGCTCAGGGCGATGATTTCGTCATGCAGCCCGTATGGCACCCACACGGCAAATACGTCGCTTATATCGCCTGGAACGCGCCCAACATGCCCTGGAACGGCACAGAGCTGCGCCTGCTTACATTGCGTGATGATGAACAAAGCATCCCTTACGTCACCAGCCAGAAGACCATTGCAGGCGATGAGAATACGGCGATCTTCCAGCCCACCTTCTCCCCTGCTGGGCGTTTCATGGCCTATATCAGCGACGAGACCGGTTACAGTCAGCTTTACCTCTACGACCCCGTCGAAGGTACGCATACTCAACTGACCGATGGCGATTATGAATACGGTACACCCGCCTGGACGCAGGGCTTGCGTACCTATGCCTGGTCGGCAGATGGTAGCGCTATTTACTACATCCGCAATGACAAAGGTTTTTGCACGCTGTGGCAGGTCAGCATCTCTCAGAAATCGAATCAGCACATCAGCGATCTGGGTGCTTACACCTACCAGCAGCAAATTGATGTCGCCGCTAATGGCAAGTTAGCCTTCATTGCATCATCGTCGCAAATCCCGCCGCGGATCGCCACATACGATGCACAGGGTGGCACAAAGACCGTTCACTTTTCAATGCCGGAGCGCCTGCCTAAAAAGGACCTCGCAGAGACGCAGTTGTTGGAGTGGCCTACGCGTGATGGTCAGATTGCTTATGGCATGTATGCCATGCCCACCAGCTCAAAATATAGCTCTGAGGGCAAGCCACCGCTGATTGTGCTGGTACACGGTGGCCCTACTTCCCAGCGCTATGCTAACTACGACGCCGATGTGCAGTTCTTCGCCACACGCGGCTATGCCGTGCTGCAGGTCAATCACCGCGGCAGCACTGGCTTTGGCAAAGCCTATATGGATATGCACAAAACCAATTGGGGTGTTTATGATGTGCAGGACAGCATCGACGCTGTAAATTACCTGGCTGAAGAAGGCCTCATTGATAAAGAGCGCGTCGCTATCATGGGCGGCAGCGCAGGTGGCTTCACCGTCCTACAATCTCTCGTAGACGCCCCTGGCTTTTACAAAGTGGGGATTTGCTCCTACGGTGTCGCCAATCAATTCAGCCTCGCTATGGAAACGCACAAGTTCGAAGCCAGCTATAACGATTGGCTTCTTGGCCCCTTACCAGAAGCCTCCCAGCTCTACCGGGATCGCTCGCCGATCTATCATGCGGATAAAATCCAGGATACGATGCTCGTCTTCCAGGGGGTAGAGGACCCTGTCGTACCTAAGAATCAATCTGACAGCATCGTTGCCGTATTGGAGCGCAACGGTATCCCGCACGAATACCACGTCTATGAAGGCGAGGGGCATGGCTTCCGCAAGCCGGAAAATATCATCGACTACTACGAAACCATCGAACGTTTCTTACTGACGCACCTCATCTACGCCTGA
- a CDS encoding L,D-transpeptidase family protein → MDNYSSSQRKRVSRARQRQEKRRTRREARHDAMATLQEESVSRIRQTPLNDLNLQPVSRNLGQAVTYARDTVWHLINRSPLLKLIPLVIIAILGIVWLVSQFSGQIPPNVWAMGVPLGGRSLEEAQAALLEKWANEEINIRLDGETFARVAPSELGLQLDAEAIVAEAQEQGIAGIPFGVSIEPVVSINAGTTQAYLLNQIDAVYIPPYDAGFAWENDRLISMSGTPSRELDVSATLDLIQFDPLAIYEKGQLDLQTNQTAPSSFDATPYVDAAYRLINNGLILTGYDPFIDEYKQWGTNKNYLTQMLAVGPAGLALREDRFQDLINVVNGELAQSEQPRYLEFDEAQLAVEEAITSGESEANVRIRYLPHEYVVESGDRGYSIARKNGMPFTLIEQANTDIDLDVLSVGDVITIPSRDAVVPFEPILGKRIVVDLDRKWLVGFENGEIAFDWQISTGMPQAPTSPGIFQILSKTEEAVGSSSDLCNSNGVCGQWRMEYFMGIYDVAENLTNGFHGIVHLANGGLLGDGAVGAQNTYGCVMSTQANSEFLYQWANEGTVVEIISSEFAPQSDLGRQAMSYMDTLFQST, encoded by the coding sequence ATGGATAACTACTCTTCATCTCAGCGCAAGCGTGTCAGCCGGGCCCGTCAGCGGCAAGAAAAACGCCGCACCCGGCGCGAAGCACGCCATGACGCTATGGCAACACTACAAGAAGAATCCGTATCGCGCATACGGCAAACACCCTTAAACGACCTGAATTTGCAGCCCGTGAGTCGTAATCTGGGGCAGGCAGTCACCTATGCTCGCGATACCGTCTGGCATCTCATTAATCGCAGCCCGCTATTGAAGCTCATCCCTTTGGTAATTATCGCCATTTTAGGGATTGTCTGGCTGGTCTCCCAATTCAGTGGGCAGATTCCACCCAACGTCTGGGCAATGGGAGTGCCGCTTGGCGGGCGCAGCCTTGAGGAAGCACAGGCTGCCCTGCTAGAAAAATGGGCCAATGAAGAAATTAACATCCGGCTCGATGGCGAAACTTTTGCGCGCGTTGCCCCCAGCGAGCTCGGCTTACAGCTCGATGCAGAAGCTATCGTCGCAGAAGCGCAGGAACAGGGCATCGCTGGCATCCCCTTTGGCGTCTCCATAGAGCCTGTCGTATCAATCAATGCCGGCACAACACAAGCCTACCTGCTCAATCAGATTGATGCTGTCTACATTCCGCCTTACGATGCAGGCTTTGCCTGGGAAAATGACCGCCTTATTAGCATGAGTGGGACGCCCAGTCGTGAACTGGACGTCAGCGCTACACTGGACTTGATCCAGTTTGACCCTCTCGCCATTTACGAGAAGGGCCAGCTTGACCTGCAAACTAACCAGACAGCGCCGTCCTCCTTCGACGCAACCCCTTACGTTGACGCCGCTTATCGCCTCATCAACAATGGCTTGATCCTCACCGGCTATGATCCATTCATTGATGAATACAAACAGTGGGGCACCAACAAAAATTACCTGACGCAGATGCTCGCCGTTGGGCCAGCAGGCCTTGCCCTGCGCGAAGACCGCTTCCAGGATCTGATTAACGTGGTCAATGGCGAACTCGCCCAGAGTGAACAACCTCGCTACCTGGAGTTTGATGAAGCCCAGCTAGCCGTAGAAGAAGCCATCACCAGCGGCGAATCAGAAGCCAATGTACGCATTCGCTATCTGCCCCATGAATATGTTGTGGAATCCGGCGACCGCGGTTACAGCATTGCCCGTAAAAATGGCATGCCCTTCACCCTCATTGAACAAGCCAACACGGACATTGATCTCGACGTGCTGAGCGTGGGCGATGTTATTACCATCCCCTCGCGCGATGCGGTGGTGCCCTTTGAGCCCATACTTGGCAAACGAATCGTGGTGGACCTGGACCGTAAGTGGCTTGTCGGCTTCGAAAATGGTGAAATCGCCTTTGACTGGCAAATCTCGACAGGTATGCCACAAGCGCCCACATCCCCTGGCATCTTCCAGATCCTCAGCAAGACAGAAGAAGCTGTTGGGTCCAGCAGCGATTTATGTAACAGCAATGGGGTCTGCGGTCAGTGGCGTATGGAATACTTCATGGGTATTTACGACGTCGCAGAAAATCTCACCAATGGCTTCCATGGCATCGTCCATCTGGCGAATGGGGGCCTGTTGGGTGATGGGGCTGTTGGCGCACAGAATACGTATGGCTGTGTGATGTCGACCCAGGCGAATTCCGAATTCCTGTATCAATGGGCTAATGAAGGCACCGTCGTTGAAATTATCTCCAGCGAATTCGCCCCTCAGAGTGATCTGGGACGCCAAGCCATGTCGTATATGGATACGCTTTTCCAATCTACATAA
- a CDS encoding alpha-amylase family glycosyl hydrolase: protein MAKNWPSNPKIYQINTWVWLDSLSQKYNKRIKLGNVPESEIDTLATYHVDAIWMMGVWHRGPATRASALNYIREYRGALPDIKKRDVIGSAYAIHDYEVDPGLGGRGGLAKFREQLQQHGLKLLLDFVPNHVSTDHHWITERPDYFVKGTPELLDVDPGNFFSAEDPVDGRQIIAHGRDPYFPGWIDTAQLNAFSPGYREAAIATLKDIADQCDGVRCDMAMLMMNDIFKNTWGWLGLNAPRQDFWPYVIPKVLRKNPDFLFIAETYWGLDYALHVQGFDFTYDKTLYDRLVMGDVDGLYAHLIADINFLRKNVRFIENHDEPRAASEFGIERSKPAAVMICTLPGATLLHDGQFWGRHVKLPVQIRRQPDEELDMDLFEFYQTLLAEASNDIYRTGEWRMFHRGPVTDKKQTGHEHVVAYGWQNGEDCRLILLNMADENVSAMIDLDGWGDALYPYRWQAEDALTGTTMSFSGDEVSELGLPIEMDPYDMYIFRLMPVGPSPQRKKRKKKPVKA from the coding sequence ATGGCAAAGAATTGGCCATCAAATCCAAAGATTTACCAGATTAACACCTGGGTTTGGTTGGATTCGCTCAGTCAAAAGTATAACAAGCGTATCAAGCTCGGTAATGTGCCTGAAAGTGAAATCGACACGCTGGCGACGTATCACGTGGATGCGATATGGATGATGGGCGTTTGGCATCGCGGTCCTGCGACGCGGGCAAGCGCATTAAATTACATCCGCGAGTATCGTGGTGCCTTGCCGGATATTAAAAAGCGCGATGTCATTGGCTCCGCTTATGCGATCCATGATTATGAAGTGGATCCTGGCCTAGGTGGGCGCGGTGGCCTGGCGAAATTCCGCGAACAACTCCAACAGCATGGCCTCAAGCTCTTGCTGGATTTTGTGCCGAATCATGTCTCGACAGATCATCATTGGATTACAGAACGCCCGGATTATTTTGTAAAGGGTACGCCGGAACTGTTGGATGTAGACCCCGGTAACTTCTTCTCTGCGGAAGACCCGGTAGACGGACGCCAGATTATCGCCCATGGGCGCGACCCTTACTTCCCTGGTTGGATTGATACCGCGCAGTTAAATGCATTTAGCCCCGGGTACCGGGAAGCGGCCATCGCCACGCTAAAAGATATTGCGGATCAGTGCGATGGTGTGCGCTGCGACATGGCGATGTTGATGATGAATGACATCTTCAAAAATACATGGGGTTGGTTGGGCCTGAATGCACCACGTCAGGACTTCTGGCCTTATGTGATTCCCAAGGTGCTGCGTAAAAACCCAGATTTTCTCTTCATTGCGGAGACGTATTGGGGCCTGGATTATGCGTTACATGTGCAGGGTTTCGACTTCACCTATGATAAGACGCTATATGATCGCCTTGTGATGGGGGATGTAGACGGTCTTTATGCCCATTTAATCGCAGATATTAACTTCCTGCGCAAGAACGTTCGCTTCATTGAAAATCATGATGAACCACGGGCGGCATCCGAATTTGGCATTGAGCGCAGTAAACCCGCCGCTGTGATGATCTGCACGCTGCCAGGTGCGACCCTGCTGCATGATGGGCAATTCTGGGGGCGGCACGTCAAGTTACCGGTGCAGATCCGTCGCCAGCCTGACGAAGAGCTGGATATGGACCTCTTCGAGTTCTATCAGACGCTCCTGGCAGAGGCGAGTAACGATATTTATCGCACGGGCGAGTGGCGTATGTTCCATCGTGGGCCGGTGACGGATAAAAAACAAACGGGTCATGAGCATGTTGTGGCGTATGGCTGGCAAAATGGCGAAGACTGCCGTTTGATTTTGCTGAATATGGCGGATGAAAATGTTTCAGCGATGATTGACCTGGATGGCTGGGGCGACGCGCTGTATCCATATCGTTGGCAGGCAGAAGATGCTCTGACAGGCACAACAATGAGTTTCAGCGGTGATGAAGTCAGTGAATTGGGCTTGCCCATTGAGATGGACCCCTACGATATGTATATCTTCCGCTTGATGCCTGTCGGGCCATCGCCACAGCGCAAAAAGCGCAAGAAAAAACCCGTTAAGGCCTAG
- a CDS encoding DUF952 domain-containing protein — MIYHITTETEWLKAEEKGAYTTPTLESEGFIHCSTREQVPQVANAFYLDIPELVLLCIDEAILTSEIKWEPPAHPNGDTTSRPTDEALFPHVYGPINVDAVVTMVPLHYDAEGHYKLSDETP, encoded by the coding sequence ATGATTTATCACATCACCACAGAGACGGAATGGCTCAAAGCTGAGGAAAAAGGCGCTTACACGACGCCGACCCTGGAAAGCGAGGGGTTTATCCACTGCTCTACCAGGGAGCAGGTGCCCCAGGTTGCCAATGCATTTTACCTGGATATACCGGAGTTGGTCTTGCTGTGCATTGATGAAGCGATTTTGACGAGTGAAATCAAATGGGAGCCACCTGCGCACCCCAATGGTGACACAACATCACGCCCGACCGATGAGGCCCTGTTCCCACACGTATATGGCCCTATTAATGTCGATGCCGTGGTTACGATGGTGCCCTTGCATTATGACGCCGAAGGTCACTATAAGCTCTCCGACGAGACACCATAG
- a CDS encoding GNAT family N-acetyltransferase, with translation MFGIQVDEHIELQLLSNLHSKQQTALVASNRAYIGTWLPWAWTSTELAHSQQFVRMMRQSLAAGQDYGFAILYDGSLAGGIGLHQRNKVAHTAEIGYWLGQPFTGKGIMTRAVKAVTDFSYRTLGMNRIFIRAATENIPSQNVAKRAGYQYEMTGRQSGYISDQDDNRTIIDLQYYSMLRDEWTPFLEDAAIKWPVDAEIELRLFERHHTAALYDLVDQNRDHLRQWLPWVDDTQSAQDTAAFIERTLNNYAQENGFAAGIWYKGELVGAVEYHYWDFNQKKTEIGYWLSQHVTGSGIMTRVVHCLTQFALVNLGLNRVEIMCAVGNEKSAAIPQRLGYTLEGVQRQATLARNTHLDARIYAMLAQDWSIAGAKT, from the coding sequence ATGTTCGGCATCCAAGTTGATGAGCATATCGAACTGCAACTTCTGAGCAATTTGCATAGCAAGCAGCAAACTGCCCTGGTTGCATCGAACCGCGCCTATATCGGCACATGGTTACCCTGGGCCTGGACCTCGACAGAGCTGGCTCATTCTCAGCAATTCGTCCGCATGATGCGCCAGAGCCTCGCAGCAGGCCAGGATTATGGCTTTGCGATCCTATACGACGGGAGTTTAGCAGGCGGCATCGGCCTACATCAGCGGAATAAGGTCGCGCATACGGCAGAAATTGGCTACTGGCTAGGGCAGCCCTTTACAGGCAAGGGCATTATGACCAGAGCTGTCAAAGCGGTGACGGATTTTAGCTATCGCACATTAGGGATGAATCGCATCTTCATCCGCGCAGCGACAGAAAATATTCCCAGTCAGAACGTCGCTAAGCGAGCGGGCTATCAATACGAGATGACAGGCCGCCAGAGCGGTTACATCAGCGATCAAGACGATAACCGCACAATCATCGACTTGCAGTACTACAGCATGCTGCGTGACGAATGGACGCCCTTCCTGGAAGATGCCGCGATTAAGTGGCCCGTTGATGCAGAAATTGAGCTGCGCCTATTTGAACGCCATCATACGGCAGCGCTCTACGATCTGGTTGACCAAAACAGGGATCATCTGCGGCAATGGCTACCCTGGGTCGATGATACACAATCCGCCCAGGATACAGCCGCTTTCATTGAGCGCACGCTCAATAACTATGCCCAGGAAAACGGCTTTGCAGCGGGCATCTGGTATAAAGGCGAGCTCGTCGGCGCGGTTGAATATCATTATTGGGACTTCAACCAGAAGAAGACCGAGATTGGCTACTGGCTTTCTCAACACGTCACGGGCAGCGGCATCATGACGCGCGTCGTCCATTGCCTAACGCAGTTTGCACTGGTTAACCTGGGGCTTAATCGTGTGGAGATCATGTGTGCCGTAGGCAATGAAAAAAGCGCCGCGATACCGCAACGCCTGGGCTATACATTAGAAGGTGTTCAGAGGCAGGCCACCCTTGCCCGTAATACCCACCTCGACGCGCGTATTTATGCTATGCTCGCTCAAGATTGGTCTATTGCTGGAGCAAAGACATGA
- a CDS encoding HsdM family class I SAM-dependent methyltransferase, whose protein sequence is MSKLVTARQIRFAFGSQSEPAQAAIPGLYAALSDPSLPHPAASSDVDWAQIGSQYHIPNAEPGRLFNSLHLYIASVALWLAAEAIHQRTGTSWQWMDVCNGNLFRQHGLLNVAPPQWMQPALSAIDITTYPEMDLQAPQGDLLKGLYHELVPRPVRHAQGAYYTPDWLVQHVLEQVGYDGTTTLLDPACGSGSFLAAAIQRAIQMGHADDILARIAGIDNSEIAVLTAKTALILSLPTWPPETNLPIYHADTLFNDLNLPTFDFVVGNPPWVNWQHLSTQYREQTRPLWVSYGLFSHTGMDSILGKGKKDLATLFTCVVADRYLADGGTLAFLLSRSTLKSGGAGAGFRSYLAEHGPLTVTHIDDVSRLTTYGGSKLDTIVLYANKSLSHQPMIDAMASYTLWHVSGRRRQFEDSRLSTILKATTRHPMHAQPIDTSDTGSPWISAPQQALSGLHKLLGPSDYEAHAGVYTGGANGVYWLEVLAHHGETLTIRNQADTGKKSIKQVQATIESALVYPLLRGSDVTRWQAYPTTTILMVQDPQTRRGYDEDWLQAHYPLTYAYLAQFKETLIKRAAYQRYFKQSAPFYTMFDVGHYTFAPYKVVWQGIGAQSMQAAVVGPNEGHPVMTNQAMHPFVGLDNEDEAHYLAACLNSLPFNFALVTHSQAGGKSFAQAGILKRLRIPQYDPTNSLHSQLANFSLLAHNGTITSDLDHLSATLWHILPQEMDTMRQNIRIWQR, encoded by the coding sequence ATGAGTAAGCTCGTCACCGCGCGGCAAATCCGCTTCGCTTTTGGCAGCCAATCGGAACCCGCGCAAGCAGCAATCCCAGGGCTCTATGCAGCCCTGAGCGACCCATCTTTACCACACCCCGCCGCATCTTCCGATGTAGACTGGGCACAAATCGGTAGCCAGTATCATATTCCCAACGCAGAACCGGGCAGGCTGTTCAACAGCCTGCACCTTTATATCGCCAGTGTCGCCCTCTGGCTGGCTGCGGAAGCCATCCACCAGCGAACGGGTACCTCCTGGCAGTGGATGGACGTTTGTAACGGCAATCTCTTCAGGCAGCATGGCCTGCTCAATGTAGCCCCGCCACAATGGATGCAACCCGCTCTATCTGCGATTGATATAACAACCTACCCGGAGATGGATTTACAGGCCCCGCAGGGCGATCTGCTTAAGGGACTGTATCATGAGCTTGTACCGCGCCCCGTGCGACATGCCCAGGGCGCTTACTACACGCCAGATTGGCTGGTGCAGCATGTCTTAGAGCAGGTCGGCTATGATGGCACGACCACCCTGCTGGACCCAGCGTGCGGTAGTGGGAGCTTTCTGGCAGCAGCCATACAACGCGCCATACAAATGGGCCATGCAGACGATATCCTCGCGCGCATAGCGGGGATTGATAACAGCGAAATCGCCGTCTTAACCGCAAAAACAGCGCTTATCCTCAGCCTGCCAACATGGCCCCCAGAAACGAACCTGCCTATCTACCACGCTGATACACTGTTCAATGACCTTAACCTACCAACTTTCGATTTTGTCGTCGGTAACCCACCCTGGGTGAACTGGCAGCATCTTTCCACACAATACCGAGAACAAACACGCCCTTTGTGGGTGTCTTATGGCCTTTTCTCCCATACAGGTATGGATAGCATCCTTGGTAAAGGTAAAAAAGACCTGGCAACGCTGTTTACATGCGTCGTCGCGGATCGCTATCTGGCTGATGGCGGCACGCTGGCCTTCCTGCTCAGCCGCAGCACCCTCAAATCTGGTGGGGCCGGGGCGGGCTTTCGCAGCTACCTCGCTGAGCATGGTCCGCTAACGGTCACGCACATTGATGACGTCAGCCGATTAACCACTTATGGTGGCAGCAAGCTAGATACAATCGTGCTCTATGCGAATAAAAGCCTTTCACATCAACCCATGATTGATGCGATGGCATCCTATACACTGTGGCATGTCTCCGGCAGACGTCGACAATTTGAGGACAGCCGCCTCAGCACGATTCTAAAGGCCACGACGCGCCATCCTATGCACGCTCAACCTATCGACACAAGCGACACAGGCAGCCCATGGATTAGCGCCCCTCAGCAGGCGCTTAGTGGTCTACACAAGCTACTCGGCCCATCAGACTACGAAGCGCACGCGGGGGTCTATACAGGCGGCGCAAACGGCGTTTACTGGTTGGAGGTGCTCGCTCATCATGGCGAAACACTGACCATACGCAACCAGGCAGACACGGGCAAAAAGTCCATTAAACAAGTGCAGGCAACTATCGAAAGTGCCCTCGTCTATCCGCTGCTGCGTGGCAGCGACGTTACCCGTTGGCAAGCCTATCCGACAACCACTATTCTCATGGTCCAGGACCCGCAAACACGGCGAGGTTACGACGAAGATTGGCTTCAAGCTCACTATCCCCTGACCTACGCTTATCTCGCTCAATTCAAAGAGACGCTTATCAAGCGCGCCGCTTACCAGCGCTACTTTAAACAAAGCGCGCCATTTTATACCATGTTCGATGTCGGGCATTATACTTTCGCTCCCTACAAAGTCGTCTGGCAAGGCATAGGCGCCCAGTCGATGCAAGCAGCGGTCGTCGGCCCAAATGAAGGCCATCCTGTCATGACCAACCAGGCTATGCATCCCTTTGTCGGCCTGGATAACGAAGATGAAGCCCACTATCTGGCTGCCTGCCTCAACAGCCTACCCTTTAACTTCGCCCTGGTTACACATTCCCAGGCAGGCGGCAAGAGCTTTGCACAGGCAGGCATCCTTAAGCGGCTGCGTATCCCCCAGTACGATCCCACGAACTCGCTGCATTCACAGCTAGCAAATTTCTCCCTTTTGGCCCATAATGGCACAATAACAAGCGATCTGGACCATCTTAGCGCGACGTTATGGCATATTCTCCCGCAAGAAATGGATACAATGAGGCAGAATATCCGCATCTGGCAGCGCTAA
- a CDS encoding SufE family protein: MSNIPTKLEETREDFSFITNRMERQEYLIQLADGFNEVKVPERIASQPYDESHRVPSCESEAFVWAEENEDGTLKYWFDVLNPQGLSAMAIAVILDDALSGAPLDQVANVQADIVFDFFGKNIAMGKGQGLMGIVNMVVAEAKRRQGK; this comes from the coding sequence ATGAGCAATATTCCCACTAAGTTAGAAGAAACCAGAGAAGACTTCTCGTTCATCACCAATCGTATGGAACGGCAAGAATACCTCATCCAGCTTGCCGATGGCTTCAACGAGGTCAAAGTGCCGGAGCGCATCGCCAGTCAACCCTATGATGAGTCGCACCGCGTCCCCTCGTGTGAATCTGAGGCCTTCGTATGGGCCGAAGAAAACGAAGACGGCACCCTGAAATACTGGTTTGATGTGCTCAACCCGCAGGGCCTGAGCGCGATGGCAATAGCCGTCATCCTGGATGATGCGCTCTCCGGCGCACCGCTGGACCAGGTCGCCAACGTGCAGGCCGATATTGTCTTCGACTTCTTCGGCAAGAATATCGCCATGGGCAAAGGCCAGGGCTTGATGGGCATTGTCAACATGGTCGTTGCGGAAGCCAAACGCCGCCAGGGTAAATAA
- a CDS encoding sulfurtransferase encodes MADINERGYTSPDVLVSTEWVAENLNNENVRIVESNEDPLLYPSGHIPGAVEVDWTNDLNDPIVRDYIGKDAFEALASRIGITPETTVVFYGDKGNWWATYAFWVFNLFGHTNTKVMDGGRTKWVAEGRDLTRDVPTYSETEYKAPQDRDDKSIRALREDVLKHVQGKGQLVDVRSPAEYSGEKLHMEGYPQEGALRGGHIPGAKNIPWSRAANEDGTFKNAEELKAIYEDEQGLDPNKPTVSYCRIGERSSHSWFVLNYLLGFDNVRNYDGSWTEWGNSVGVPIEK; translated from the coding sequence ATGGCAGACATCAATGAACGCGGTTATACCAGCCCAGATGTACTCGTTTCTACGGAGTGGGTTGCTGAAAACCTGAACAACGAAAACGTACGCATCGTGGAATCCAACGAAGACCCGCTGCTGTACCCGTCAGGGCACATCCCCGGCGCGGTCGAAGTCGACTGGACCAACGACCTGAATGACCCCATCGTGCGCGATTACATCGGCAAAGATGCCTTTGAAGCGCTCGCCAGCCGCATCGGCATCACGCCAGAAACAACCGTTGTCTTCTATGGTGATAAGGGCAACTGGTGGGCCACTTACGCCTTCTGGGTGTTTAACCTGTTCGGCCATACCAATACCAAAGTCATGGATGGTGGCCGTACCAAGTGGGTTGCGGAAGGCCGCGATCTCACCCGCGACGTGCCGACCTACTCAGAAACAGAATACAAGGCGCCGCAAGACCGCGATGACAAGAGCATCCGTGCCCTGCGCGAAGACGTGCTCAAGCATGTACAGGGTAAAGGCCAGCTCGTGGACGTCCGCAGCCCAGCCGAATACAGCGGCGAAAAGCTGCACATGGAAGGCTACCCGCAGGAGGGTGCATTACGCGGCGGCCATATCCCCGGCGCGAAGAATATCCCCTGGAGCCGTGCCGCCAATGAAGATGGCACCTTCAAAAATGCTGAAGAACTGAAGGCCATCTACGAAGATGAACAGGGCCTGGACCCCAACAAACCGACAGTTTCTTACTGCCGTATTGGTGAGCGCAGCAGCCATAGCTGGTTCGTCCTGAATTACCTGCTCGGCTTCGATAACGTCCGCAACTACGATGGTTCCTGGACGGAATGGGGCAACAGCGTGGGTGTGCCGATTGAAAAATAG